One Arthrobacter sp. FW306-07-I genomic window carries:
- a CDS encoding glycine zipper 2TM domain-containing protein produces MARKPHRNGRGLFLGAVLGAVAGYFAGRAVGNPAWGIILGTLAGAALLYRVNPGRRNRR; encoded by the coding sequence ATGGCCCGCAAACCGCACCGCAATGGCAGGGGGCTCTTCCTCGGGGCGGTGCTTGGCGCCGTGGCGGGCTATTTTGCCGGCCGTGCCGTGGGCAACCCCGCCTGGGGCATCATCCTGGGGACGCTGGCGGGCGCCGCACTCCTGTACCGGGTGAATCCGGGCCGCCGCAACCGCCGCTGA
- a CDS encoding multidrug effflux MFS transporter, whose translation MTNPPNPGDLLSRRRKLLYILLLGALTALGPFTIDLYLPAFPALEASLGVTEAQVQLTLAGTTVGFAFGQLVVGPFSDKFGRRTPLILATAVHIAASMGAALSTDIATLGVFRVLMGVGAAGGGVVAMAMVRDLFSGYAMVRMFSRMALVNGLAPILAPVIGSQLLLVMPWPGIFVFLAAYGTLVIVAALVVVRETLPPEKRGQSGMTARQRYKALFSDRIFVGLLLVAGFNFGGLFTYLSASPFLFQDVFGFSAQQYGLLFGINSLGIVAGVQTSSRLIRIVPPQWILACATAWMFLMAVLIVVLDQLGLGLWGVMVPLWFYILGTGFMFPCVQVLALASHASQAGTAASLLGAATFLMAGLISPVVGWVGITSAAPMGAVQASCILVAIGALWLVVRPRTVPSIH comes from the coding sequence GTGACCAATCCCCCCAATCCGGGCGACCTGCTGAGCCGCCGCCGCAAGCTCCTCTACATCCTCCTCCTGGGCGCCCTGACAGCCCTCGGTCCGTTCACCATCGACCTCTACCTGCCCGCCTTCCCCGCGCTGGAGGCGAGCCTTGGGGTGACCGAGGCGCAGGTTCAGCTCACCCTGGCTGGCACCACCGTCGGTTTTGCGTTCGGCCAGCTGGTGGTGGGCCCCTTCAGCGACAAGTTCGGGCGACGGACCCCGCTGATCCTTGCCACTGCAGTGCACATCGCAGCGTCGATGGGTGCAGCCCTGTCCACTGACATCGCCACGCTGGGGGTGTTCCGTGTCCTCATGGGCGTGGGCGCGGCCGGCGGCGGCGTGGTGGCCATGGCCATGGTGCGCGACCTGTTCTCCGGGTACGCCATGGTGCGGATGTTCTCGCGGATGGCCCTGGTCAACGGGCTGGCGCCCATCCTGGCACCGGTGATTGGTTCACAGCTGCTCCTGGTGATGCCGTGGCCCGGCATCTTCGTGTTCCTGGCCGCATACGGGACATTGGTCATCGTGGCGGCCCTGGTCGTGGTGCGTGAAACGCTTCCGCCGGAGAAGCGGGGCCAGAGCGGCATGACGGCCAGGCAGCGCTACAAGGCGCTCTTCAGCGACCGGATCTTCGTGGGGCTGCTCTTGGTGGCCGGCTTTAATTTCGGCGGCCTCTTTACGTATCTGTCCGCCTCCCCGTTCCTTTTCCAGGACGTCTTCGGGTTCTCGGCCCAGCAGTACGGGCTGCTCTTCGGCATCAACTCGCTGGGCATCGTGGCGGGCGTGCAGACCAGCTCGCGGCTTATCAGGATCGTCCCGCCGCAGTGGATCCTGGCCTGTGCCACAGCGTGGATGTTCCTGATGGCCGTGCTGATCGTGGTCCTGGACCAGCTGGGCCTGGGGCTTTGGGGCGTCATGGTGCCCCTGTGGTTCTACATCCTGGGCACCGGCTTCATGTTCCCCTGCGTGCAGGTGCTGGCCCTGGCAAGCCACGCCTCCCAAGCGGGAACCGCGGCATCCCTGCTCGGCGCGGCCACATTCCTCATGGCCGGGCTGATCTCCCCCGTGGTGGGCTGGGTCGGCATCACCAGCGCGGCACCCATGGGGGCGGTTCAGGCATCGTGCATCCTGGTGGCCATTGGAGCACTCTGGCTGGTGGTCCGGCCGCGCACGGTTCCTTCCATTCACTAA
- a CDS encoding phage holin family protein: MSGRHSGRTSPGLRITALPGTARLLFRLAPRQLNDEIAFAKIELKRKGIQVGVAAAFFAVALLFLAFLVVGLIVAAIMGLATIMPAWLAALLVSAAFLLIALVGGLIGLARFKKAMPLMPEETIRGIRHDIGVAREGSAFNPAILDPESPEAKAAKAAKAEAAAKAKAEKEAKAAREQQEFPHASEPELARRLSQRRHHLTEVRDELGTELDFKTQARYLLAAAQVKVREGQVLAQHGVDAAGERLAALSGSTDLSRRWKPLAAFVAAGTVLVVLLRRLFRSN, from the coding sequence ATGAGCGGACGTCACAGCGGGCGTACCAGCCCGGGATTGCGCATCACTGCGCTGCCCGGAACGGCAAGACTCCTTTTTCGGTTGGCCCCACGCCAGCTCAACGACGAGATCGCCTTCGCCAAGATCGAACTCAAACGCAAGGGCATCCAGGTGGGGGTGGCCGCGGCCTTCTTCGCGGTGGCACTCCTCTTCCTGGCCTTCCTGGTTGTTGGCCTGATCGTCGCGGCCATCATGGGCCTGGCCACCATCATGCCTGCCTGGCTGGCAGCCCTCCTGGTCTCCGCGGCCTTCCTGCTGATAGCGCTCGTCGGCGGACTGATTGGCCTCGCGCGGTTCAAGAAGGCCATGCCGCTGATGCCCGAGGAAACCATCCGCGGCATCAGGCACGATATCGGCGTTGCCCGGGAAGGCTCCGCGTTCAACCCCGCCATCCTGGATCCGGAGAGCCCCGAGGCGAAGGCTGCGAAGGCGGCCAAGGCCGAGGCCGCGGCCAAGGCGAAGGCTGAAAAGGAAGCGAAAGCGGCCCGTGAGCAGCAGGAGTTCCCGCACGCCTCCGAACCCGAGCTGGCGCGCCGCCTGAGCCAGCGGCGGCACCACCTCACAGAGGTCCGCGACGAACTCGGTACTGAGCTGGACTTCAAGACCCAGGCCCGCTACCTGCTGGCCGCTGCGCAGGTCAAGGTGCGCGAAGGCCAGGTGCTGGCGCAGCACGGCGTGGACGCGGCGGGCGAAAGGCTCGCGGCGTTGTCCGGTTCCACGGACCTCTCCAGGCGCTGGAAGCCATTGGCCGCCTTCGTGGCCGCGGGAACCGTCCTGGTTGTCCTCCTCCGCAGGTTGTTCCGTTCCAACTAG
- a CDS encoding CDP-alcohol phosphatidyltransferase family protein: MKFIGAGARPGRPQVDHDLVFTIPNLLTVVRFMGVPLFMWLVLAQKEYGAGVIVLAVMAGTDWIDGYIARRFDQASKLGRVLDPIADRLALLAVAFTLVIAGVVHWLYLAALVVPDAVLLALTLSFFHGHPDLPVSVVGKVRTGLLLLGTPLLVLSRLDTGASDQLFVAAWVVLGLGLIGHWIAAYNYFWAILRKGRELKRHDGGNG, encoded by the coding sequence GTGAAATTCATTGGTGCAGGCGCCCGCCCCGGCCGTCCCCAGGTGGACCACGACCTCGTGTTCACCATCCCCAACCTGCTCACAGTGGTGCGGTTCATGGGTGTTCCGCTCTTCATGTGGCTGGTCCTGGCCCAGAAGGAATACGGCGCCGGCGTGATCGTCCTGGCCGTCATGGCCGGTACGGACTGGATTGACGGCTACATCGCCCGGCGCTTTGACCAGGCCTCCAAGCTCGGCAGGGTCCTGGACCCGATCGCCGACCGGCTGGCCCTGCTGGCCGTGGCTTTCACCCTGGTGATTGCCGGCGTCGTGCATTGGCTCTACCTGGCCGCGCTGGTGGTCCCTGATGCCGTGCTGCTGGCCCTGACGCTGTCCTTCTTCCATGGCCATCCGGACCTTCCCGTCAGCGTGGTGGGCAAGGTGCGGACCGGCCTGCTGCTCCTGGGCACCCCGCTGCTGGTCCTCTCCCGCCTGGATACCGGCGCTTCGGACCAGCTCTTCGTAGCCGCCTGGGTGGTATTGGGCCTTGGCCTGATCGGCCACTGGATTGCCGCGTACAACTACTTCTGGGCCATCCTGCGAAAGGGCAGGGAACTTAAACGGCACGACGGCGGGAACGGCTGA
- a CDS encoding DMT family transporter has product MVWLAVGLAVLGAFCLALGAQRQGSAVKADTGGLALSSNGFLRLLRNPRWMLGLLLLCTGMALNAVALVSAPLTVIQPIGAIALVITTVVNARDQDLSINRATAVSIGACVTGSALFVLLAVNVTQENHHVSPEDELTIVLLLALAVGLFGTLAVTFRHRMNAFIYILGAGILFGFVAVLTRIIGKHLLDPNGLFLLNVQWYSVVAIIAAGGLGSWFVQSAYSTGPPDLVIAGLTVIDPMVGIAIGIIILGELRPDVHAVMAIAMGTAACLAIVGVIALSRHHPEVTKRKKDARKAAGRPSH; this is encoded by the coding sequence ATGGTGTGGCTTGCCGTCGGCCTGGCGGTGCTCGGCGCCTTCTGCCTCGCCCTGGGTGCCCAGCGCCAGGGCAGCGCCGTCAAAGCCGATACCGGCGGACTCGCCCTGAGTTCCAACGGCTTCCTGCGCCTTCTCCGCAATCCCCGGTGGATGCTCGGGCTCCTGCTGCTGTGCACCGGCATGGCGTTGAACGCCGTAGCCCTGGTGTCCGCGCCGCTCACGGTGATCCAGCCCATCGGCGCCATCGCCCTGGTAATCACCACCGTGGTCAACGCCCGCGACCAGGACCTGTCCATCAACCGCGCCACCGCCGTCTCCATCGGCGCCTGCGTCACCGGCTCGGCACTCTTTGTCCTCTTGGCGGTTAACGTCACCCAGGAAAACCATCATGTGAGCCCGGAGGACGAGCTCACCATCGTGTTGCTGCTGGCCCTGGCTGTGGGGCTGTTCGGCACGCTGGCAGTGACGTTCAGGCACCGGATGAATGCGTTCATCTACATCCTGGGCGCGGGCATCCTCTTCGGCTTCGTGGCGGTCCTTACCCGGATCATCGGCAAACACCTCCTGGACCCCAACGGACTCTTCCTGCTCAACGTCCAGTGGTACTCAGTGGTGGCCATCATCGCGGCCGGCGGCCTGGGCTCGTGGTTCGTGCAAAGCGCCTACTCCACAGGGCCGCCCGACCTGGTCATCGCCGGACTCACGGTAATCGATCCCATGGTGGGCATTGCCATCGGCATCATCATCCTGGGCGAACTGCGTCCCGACGTCCATGCGGTCATGGCCATTGCGATGGGAACGGCTGCGTGCCTTGCTATCGTTGGGGTAATCGCCCTTTCCCGGCACCACCCGGAGGTCACCAAGCGCAAGAAGGACGCGCGCAAGGCCGCCGGCAGGCCGTCCCACTAG
- a CDS encoding glycosyltransferase, translating to MTTPADQRPLTILIAADTYPPDVNGAAQFGYRLAKGMTARGHNVHVLASRDSKGKSFTEFREEATVHRLRSHKAFTHESFRLCFPWEIKKEISLLFDRVKPDVVHIQSHYMIGEHVLYEAVKRGVRIIATNHFMPENLNPFLPFPQWFKDIIGRVSWKDMGKVMGQADVVTTPTPLAARAMHEHAFLRKVLPLSNGIDSTAYELQPGEHIEPHAHPTVLFAGRLAEEKHVDVLIEAIAKTPPELNVHLEIVGGGEVRPALEDLVRRLGLSSRVKFLGLASDEELRKAYIQADLFCMPGTAELQSLVTLEAMSASTPVVLADAMALPHLVRDGENGYLFTPNDSDDLAKKITQVLQLPKDQQRAMGRASRQMVEPHSLQGTLQTFEDLYRGATYEDKVV from the coding sequence ATGACCACGCCAGCCGACCAGCGTCCCCTGACCATCCTCATCGCCGCCGACACCTATCCGCCGGACGTCAATGGTGCTGCCCAGTTTGGCTACCGCCTGGCCAAGGGCATGACTGCCCGAGGCCACAACGTCCATGTCCTGGCGTCCCGCGACAGCAAGGGAAAGAGCTTCACCGAGTTCCGCGAGGAAGCAACCGTGCACCGGCTCCGCTCGCACAAGGCGTTCACCCACGAGAGCTTCCGCCTCTGCTTCCCGTGGGAAATCAAGAAGGAAATCAGCCTCCTCTTTGACCGCGTGAAGCCTGACGTCGTGCACATCCAGAGCCACTACATGATTGGCGAGCACGTGCTCTACGAGGCCGTAAAGCGCGGCGTCAGGATCATCGCCACCAACCACTTCATGCCCGAAAACCTCAACCCCTTCCTGCCGTTCCCGCAGTGGTTCAAGGACATCATCGGGCGGGTTTCCTGGAAGGACATGGGCAAGGTCATGGGCCAGGCCGACGTGGTGACAACCCCCACGCCGCTTGCCGCCCGGGCCATGCACGAGCACGCCTTCCTGCGGAAGGTGCTCCCGTTGTCCAACGGCATCGACTCAACGGCCTATGAGTTGCAGCCCGGCGAGCACATCGAACCGCATGCCCATCCCACCGTCCTGTTCGCCGGCCGCCTTGCGGAGGAAAAGCATGTGGACGTGCTCATCGAGGCCATCGCGAAGACGCCGCCCGAGTTGAACGTTCACCTGGAAATCGTGGGCGGGGGAGAGGTGCGCCCTGCGCTTGAGGACCTGGTGCGGCGGCTCGGGCTCAGCAGCCGGGTCAAGTTCCTGGGCCTTGCCAGCGACGAAGAACTGCGCAAGGCGTACATCCAGGCGGACCTGTTCTGCATGCCCGGAACGGCTGAGCTGCAGTCCCTGGTCACGCTGGAGGCCATGTCCGCTTCCACCCCGGTGGTCCTGGCCGATGCCATGGCCCTGCCGCACCTGGTGCGCGATGGCGAGAACGGCTACCTCTTCACCCCCAACGACAGTGACGACCTCGCCAAGAAGATCACCCAGGTCCTGCAGCTTCCCAAGGACCAGCAGCGCGCCATGGGCCGGGCCAGCCGGCAGATGGTGGAGCCGCACAGCCTCCAGGGAACGCTGCAGACCTTCGAGGACCTGTACCGGGGCGCCACGTACGAGGACAAGGTGGTCTGA